Below is a genomic region from Medicago truncatula cultivar Jemalong A17 chromosome 3, MtrunA17r5.0-ANR, whole genome shotgun sequence.
CATATCATGTAACATGTTTATACTATATGATCTGAATATGTAACAGAGAGTGATCCTTTGGCTAGAAATATTAACTCGTATCGTGTTCGTATATCattgattaataatattaagTTTGCAGGGGGATCTGTATAATCATGAGAACTTGGTGAAAGCAATCAAGCAGGTAGATGTGGTCATATCTACGGTAGGCCACGCTCAGATTGAGGATCAAGTGAAGATTATCGCTGCAATTAAGGAGGCTGGTAATGTTAAGGTTGTCATTTTCATTCTTTATAATTCAGGACACAATCTTTGAAAGTTTCAGTGCCttttaccctttttttcttctttctttctttctggttTTGCTTCTTCTATTCTAACGGATAAATGAGTGGAGTAGAAATATGCGAGAGGAACACATCCAGCGGCGAAACtagtaaaaaatttatgtaggggttaattataaaaaaataaaattaaaaccaacatattaaatttaaaaataaaatatatttttagtcctataaattattatattttaggtttggtccttacaaacaaatttattcaatttttatctttattttttaaaattttacaaaaaaaaatgtttttagtcTTGGATTTCatctttataacaaaaaattaaggactaaaattaaacaaaatcttaggaacttaatttaaaaatcgCAAGTGttgtagagactaaaatcaaaataatctgGAAATTAACCAATACATTAaaattaaggctaaaatatgtttttggtccctgcaaatatggcgagtttgggttttggtccctggtaaattttttttttgaatttcatccctgcaaatttttttgttttttaaaatagtccatgGACCCACTTTCTTGAtgatttatcttatttttgtcTAGAGCAATGCTAAGGACAAACTCTCTGTCACACTCTATTGAACACACTCCCATTCATTGGTCCAcatcatcaaaaaaaaattcacccaTCACCTTTTTACCGGTTATACATGTTCACTgcaatttgtatttttatttctttttattccaAATCATCATCGTCACCTTCCCTGCACGTTCTTTCGACCGCTCCTTTTCTTGTTCCTTCATTGTGTAATGAACTTTGGCCATTCTAAAGACATCCTCTTCTGCAAACTCCATTCAATCATGATTACCCCACAATCCACATCTTCTTTCTCTTGAtaacttaaacttttaaaatggtTTATTTCTTTGACCAACTTGGTAGCGGTTTTGAATTCATAATTGTTTAGCGGTGGTAAATAATTCATAACAGATCCAATCTCTTTTACACTTTCATATACTCCATTTAATTTTGGCCCCACAATCTACAGTGCTTCCTCTTGAGATACTAGTTTTAACAACCATTTTTATCCTAGGTGAATGTCGACgggtcaaaaaaaatatagtattgcGTGTCATATTCAAAGAAAGGGAAATTTCATCTATACTTTGGATTAATGATAGGCGTGAACCGTAAATTCATCTCttccaaaacaaacataaattcaCAATACATGTCGATCCAACCCAtggaagaagaggaaaaaaaattataaattgtatcTTTTTCCATCTTTTTCATAAACACATCCAAGAAGGATCCTAGAATTTATAAAgataacattaagtttttcaaaggTTTTGTGTTGTTGAGAGGTAGGAATTGGAGAGAGAAGCTGAGGAGAACCTTTTGGCTTTTCCAGGTCGTGCCTTATTATGCTTTTGTGAGACAGGCAGAACCTGTAACTGGTAAAGCATTTTAAAATGTTAGTGATGTGGACCAATGAATGGGAGTGTGTTCAATAGAGTGTGACAGAGAGATTGTCCTTAGCATTGCTGTCTATATGGCAGGTGCTGATTGTGTAATTATATACATGTGgcatttaacatattttaattatttaaaaatcattttaataagtttaaaaaaatatttttgaaaaaaaaaattaaaccaaacataTTGAGATTATGCAGTTTCTGGCTTTCTGCACTCACGGTGAATTTCTTTCTCAAATTGAAACTGAAAAAAACATTAGTCCCTTTAATTCCTCTTCATTAATCTTCATCTTTATCCCAGAAATGCACATTCTtcacatataaaaattcatcatacttatattttccttaattcctctattattttcattcctaaACAATCTATCATCAAACATATGCCCACAAATTTCTGGATCtatgaacacaacaacacacAGATCTCGACGAACATAACAGAACCCACCGGAAAGAACCAAATCGGAAAAAACAGGAGGAACAGATCTGCAGCAAACTAAAAAGCTAGAAACACATGAAATTGATGGAGCAAAGAGAGAGAAAACGAGGATCTGAAACGGATCCACaacaagaacaaagaaaaacgATCAAAAAAGCCTCATCGGAGCATCACCGGAGAGATGGAAGGTCACCGGAAAAGCGCGGATGAGGTGAGAGAAGCGAGAACTCCGGTGTCATATTTTCTTAactgattatgttttaataatCGCAATTTAAATGGTTTGCTAGATCTGCTACTAAAAGAGGatttgtgaagaagaagaagaggatgtGAGGAAGAAGAAGTGGAACACGTTTTCCAAATTCTGTCCTTGAagacaatgatttttttaatttcaaaaatatattttctggtttttttaaatgtcttttaattatttaaaataaaataattaccaCATGGATGACACATGTACAAGTTTGCATAGTCAGCTAATGCCACATATGCACAAATGTGACAAATCATCAAGAAAGTGGGTccaaggactattttaaaaaacaaaaaaaaattgcagggatgaaattcaaaaaaaaaattaccagggaccaaaacccaaactcgccatatttgcagggaccaaaagcatattttagcctaaaattAACTGAGAGcaacaacaaataataaaaattgacgatagctatttaaaaaagttggataaaatGTGTTTCAAGAACCCAATTTTATCCATAAATGACTATTTACAAAATagattaataatatattttccaaTGTACACAAATAgattatgtttaattatgaCTATTGTCTTGATagtttttattgttgaaaaagtTCTCTTATAATTGTTATTGAGAGTGGAAGAACCAAACCAATACAAATAAATCTATCAAtgatgtaataattttttactttcttatttttttttgacaactgAACTTATTTAGGGTATCTCAATGTTTATTATTTAGGGTAGCTGGATATAGATACATACCAACTAATAcaagaataatattattttttttgggtagctAAGGCTACCCCTTCCTAATGAAAGGATACACCCCTTAGCAGATCTCATTTAGTCACAACATAGTTTTAAAACCCGGCTCGGACTGGCCGGTCCGACCGGTTGAACCGTGAACCGGTGGTGTATCCGGTTCAAGCTGTTTATCAGATCGGTCATGCAATTGAACCGGTTAAAATCGGCTTGGCTCGGTTAAAACCGGTGGAAACCGATGACTCGGCTGGTTTTCTGAGTCAATCCggtttagtaattttttttcaatttttgtcatAATTAGTCATTAAGCACACGAATTAATACTAATTAATGTTCGGTTTAATACATTTAATATCGATAAATGCTTCAACAACTCGTGGACATTAAAATGAGTAGTTGTAAGCTTAACCACTAGAGCAACTTCTAATCTTGGTtgtaaattgaaatatattatatatgtaaatatattacattttaattttataagaggAAAgaacacatcatttttttttcttttaaaaagagcaaattaatgttaaatataatatttacacaataataataatatacacatcatattgtttttagaaaatctatgtattatattaatattaatatatatgcaaaacaaaatatatttcatgtcATTAAAATATAgttgtaaaaatattaatatacatATTACATGtgagtttttttagtttttaaatgaaCGAGTCACCGATTTAATACGATTAAATagctatataaatttaatctcaaGACCGAGTTATCTAACCGAGTCATCCGAGTTGATCCGGTTTAatcatgcggttcgaccaatgactcagtgGTTTGACCATTGACCCAGTACCCATACCGAGTCGATGATCGAggcgagttttaaaactatggtcacaatccaaatgaaaaatatttatgcgcatacaaataaaaaattaaaacataaacaatgtaatcacataattttattattttatcttttaatttttttaatttatatgtatttaaatattttttatttgaggttACGATGAATAAAAGATTTGCTCACGTAGCACAACTGCCACAACACAAAAGTGAATAGTGACAATCATGTGGGTGGGGGTGGGGTGGGTAATACTTCGGTATCTTTGGTGTCTTTGTCTCTATCTCTCTCctaatcaataattatttttcatcaaaataatttattttaattattcaattattactctctttttttcaactaaaatacattaaaattacCAAAGTCATCCAACACAAAGTCACTGGAGTTCAGCAATTTGGACTTTGATTTATTTGCAATAAAggtaaataaatgttttttcagggaaaaagtaaataattgttaaattcctcttaaaaaaaaaacctaattgttaaattaatatttttttatatactcaATCTTCTTTTAACTTTGAGCTCAAACTAATTGAGTTGTCGAAAAAACTCTCAAATTAAAGTGTTGTTGGTAGGAATTTTAACATTTTGGAATAATATATGTTGTCCGCAGAGATTTTTTCCTTCGGAATTCGGGAATGACGTTGATCGTGTCCATGCGGTAGATCCAGCAAAATCTGCATTTGAAGGGAAAGCCAGAATTCGACGTGCTATTGAAGCGGAAGGCATACCCTACACATATGTGTCTAGCAACTACTTTGCTGGATATTTTCTCCCCACATTAGCTCAGCCAGGACAATTCGCCCCACCTCCACCAAAAGACAAAGTCGTCATATATGGCGATGGAAATCCCAAAGGTATCAATGTTCAAAGCAATTCAAAGTAAATCGACTGGTAGAAGCAATGTTACTATAATTCATTCATTgtatttatgtttaatttaatttgcatATTTGTTGAATATGTACAGCGGTTTTCAACAAGGAAGATGACATTGGAACATTCACCATTAGAGCTGTGGATGATCCAAGGACATTGAATAAGATTCTCTACATAAAGCCCCCAAAGAACATTATTTCATTCAACGAGCTTGTAGCATTGTGGGAGAAGAAGATTGGGAAGACCCTCGAAAAAACTTTTCTTCTAGAGGATAAACTTCTCAAGGATATTGCAGAGGCTCCTTTTCCAATCAATGTGGTATTATCGATCAACCACTCGGTGTTTGTGAAAGGTGACCACACAAACTTTGTGATTGAGCCTTCTTTTGGGGTTGAGGCTTATGAGTTGTACCCAGATGTCAAGTACACAACTGTGGAGGAATACCTTGATCAGTTCGTTTGAAGAATTAACAAAATCTATCTATCAGTAATAATATGAGTTGTTTGTTACATTGGAGTTTGACGCGGAACTGTTCTGCCTTTCCTACTTGTTGCTTCTTATTTCATTTGCTATGTAAACTTGTTAATGTTTTTAGTACCcaaataatattcaaaaatGGTTGTGTATCTTGTCAAATGTTGCCTTCTTCGTGTCATGTGAGTTTGTCACGTTATAATATGTTACTTTTGGCTGAAAAATTTAATTAGCTGGGACAATAACATAGTactataatatttatataaaaaaaattaaaaattatatacataGGAGTAAATGTACAATTGTCAAAAAATGACATGGAAAACAACCCCGTGAAAATGTTTGAGCCTCATTTTTAGCTAGTTTGCACTTATTTATCGATacatacatcttttttttttttttggtaatatcGATACATACATCTGATTGTATCCAACATTTTATTGCTAATGATATGAgataatttccttaaaaaaaacatgagatAGTTCTTTCTTCTAAAAGCCCATGAAAAtggttgtttatttattataataaaatggtATTATAGTAATTTCCAGTGTACAAATTCTaataattccctaaaaaaaactttctaataatggaaagatagagaaaaaataaaatttgcatcTACAATGGAAACACTGAAATAGGTTAATGACCAAGGACACCCATTATCACTTACAcatgagtaatgatatttgtacaactatcaattttaatgacaaattttttttctctcttcttgttggtcaaaaacaatagagagagaaaaataaaaagagaaagtaaGATCATAATATaagtatgaaataaaaagttgttGAAAGATTTACATGAAATATTGTACAAATTATACATCTATCtacataatatttttgtttcttcttgttGGACAAAAAAGACATGTGTATGGATATGAAATTAACTATCAATactccaataaaaaaacaacaatgatacttaaacacttcaatttttcacatgttattttatttctctctctttttccttttatagCACCTACATATTACATTTACCACATCACTCTATTTTTtctaacatttttcataaataaaatacttgaGTGAGAAGTGTGCAGTGGTCTAGTGAGATGGCGGTGAAGAGCAGGATACTGATAATTGGAGGGACTGGCTACATTGGTAAACATATAGTGGAAGCAAGCGTAAAGGTTGGACATGACACTTTTGCTTTGGTTAGGGAATCAACCATGGCTGACCCCACCAAGGCTAAGCTCCTCCACAATTTCAAGACTATAGGTGTTAATTTGGTCCATGTAAGATTTCAAACACCATCTCTTAATTTACCTTACATTATATCATGAACATCCAGGCATATTACTATATTAGAGTTTGAAATGAGAATGGCATTGGCAGGGGGATCTCTACGATAATGAGAGCTTGGTGAAAGCAATGAAGCAGGTAGACGTGGTCATATCTGCACTCAGTCACACACATGCTGCTGATCAATTGAAAATCATCCATGCCATTAAAGAGGCTGGTAATGTTAAGGTTATCCTTATCCTCTTGCTCTTTTGTCTTCTCCTAATTttgcatatttttgtttttgttttttactctATATTCTTAATTTACATACTTTAAATATTTcctctcaaacaaaaaaaatctttgaataTCTATTTTGGCTTGTTCTAGGGTGTGCATTTCCAAAGACATTGTTTAAATTGTTTAAAGAATCTAAAAAACTTTGAATATCTCCTCTCTCTCTAGAGATTTTTCCCTTCAGAATTTGGGAACGACGTGGATCGTGTCCATGCTGTTGAGCCAGCAAAATCTGTATTCTCCGTGAAAGCACAAATTCGACGTATGATTGAAGCTGAAGGCATACCCTATACATATGTATCTACCAACTCCTTTGCTGGCTATTTTGTACCAACATTTGTCCAACCTGGAGCTACAGGTCCACCAACAGACAAAGTCATTATCTTGGGTGATGGCAATAAAAAAGGTAACATTAACCACTACTTCTACTCTTGGTGGTTTAGTTCATGCATTTTGGTCTAGTAGCTACATAATCCAATATGTGCATGCCTCACtgtattttaatttgcatttttgtGTTGAATTTGTGCAGCTGTCTTCAACAAGGAAGAAGACATTGGAACCTACACTATTAAAGCTGTGGATGACCCAAGGACATTGAACAAAATTCTTTACCTCAGACCCCCCAAGAACATTTACTCATTCAACGATGTTATCGCCTTGTGGGAGAAGAAAATTGGAAAGACCCTTGAAAAAATTTATGTATCAGAGGATAAACTTCTCAGGGATATTGAAGGTTGGTATATATAATCACCTTACACAAATGTTGAATCTTATTACAATTTGAAGAGAATTTTATAAAAAGCGAGAATAAAATTTATGATAAGGGTCTAATGTCTATATTTAAATATGGAAGTGTTAATAAGCGATTTATTACTTGTTATTGCAGAGAAACCTTTTCCAGACAATGTAGGATTAGCAATCTGTCACTCAGTGTTTGTGAAAGGTGACCACACAAACTTTGAGATTGAGCCTTCTTTTGGGGTTGAGGCTTCCGCTTTATACCCGGATGTCAACTACACCACTCTGGAGGAATGTCTTGATCACTTCATTTGAGAATTACAGTTATAAAATTGAAGCGATCAGATAGATGTGCGCTATGCTCTTGTACTTATTAATGATCGAATAATTTAATAATCTGATTGATTTTGTAGCTTAAGAGTTTGACGCCGCAACTGCTCCACCTCTGTTGCTTATTGCTTCTTATTTGCTATGTTAATCTATTAATGTCTTAGCGCACCAAGTTTCTTTTTGTTGAAGACTGTCTTACTGTAATATTGTGTAAAGACTGTCTTATGAAAATGATATGATGCTTGAGTTTTGGTAGTTTCCAATTCCTGCTATggcttttgttctgttttaccTTCTTGCCCAAGGAAAATtaaagaagtggaaaagaaaGACTATCATC
It encodes:
- the LOC25490200 gene encoding phenylcoumaran benzylic ether reductase Betv6; the encoded protein is MAVKSRILIIGGTGYIGKHIVEASVKVGHDTFALVRESTMADPTKAKLLHNFKTIGVNLVHGDLYDNESLVKAMKQVDVVISALSHTHAADQLKIIHAIKEAGNVKRFFPSEFGNDVDRVHAVEPAKSVFSVKAQIRRMIEAEGIPYTYVSTNSFAGYFVPTFVQPGATGPPTDKVIILGDGNKKAVFNKEEDIGTYTIKAVDDPRTLNKILYLRPPKNIYSFNDVIALWEKKIGKTLEKIYVSEDKLLRDIEEKPFPDNVGLAICHSVFVKGDHTNFEIEPSFGVEASALYPDVNYTTLEECLDHFI
- the LOC25490199 gene encoding phenylcoumaran benzylic ether reductase Betv6, producing MAEKSKILFIGGTGYIGKHIVEASAKAGHPTFALVRESTLADPAKANLLNNFKTLGVNLVPGDLYNHENLVKAIKQVDVVISTVGHAQIEDQVKIIAAIKEAGNVKRFFPSEFGNDVDRVHAVDPAKSAFEGKARIRRAIEAEGIPYTYVSSNYFAGYFLPTLAQPGQFAPPPPKDKVVIYGDGNPKAVFNKEDDIGTFTIRAVDDPRTLNKILYIKPPKNIISFNELVALWEKKIGKTLEKTFLLEDKLLKDIAEAPFPINVVLSINHSVFVKGDHTNFVIEPSFGVEAYELYPDVKYTTVEEYLDQFV